ACTGCCCTGCGTTACAACCTATTTCGCTTCGCGGTGAACCGTATGCCTCTTATCCCAGGGGCAGTACTTCTTCACTTCAAGGCGGCCGGTCGTATTTTTCTTGTTCTTCTCGGTCGCGTAATTCTTGCGCTTGCACTCGGTGCACTGCAAGATGATGTTGAGGCGCAT
The sequence above is drawn from the Fundidesulfovibrio putealis DSM 16056 genome and encodes:
- the rpmG gene encoding 50S ribosomal protein L33 → MRLNIILQCTECKRKNYATEKNKKNTTGRLEVKKYCPWDKRHTVHREAK